From a single Apium graveolens cultivar Ventura chromosome 2, ASM990537v1, whole genome shotgun sequence genomic region:
- the LOC141687210 gene encoding uncharacterized protein LOC141687210 gives MWGMYILGPFPIASGQRKFIVVAIYYFTKWIEAKTLAKITTKKITQFFWENVICRYGIPRILVTDNRKQFDNAEFREYCDDNSIELCFTSVAHPQANGQTEVANRIILDGLKKRVERSRNTWVDELLPILWAYHTTYKVTTEATPFMLAYGAEAVIPLDITHGSPRIEAYVSKTNEEGMRLALDLIDEVKDEANARNAEHQRRASLYYDRRVKERFFQ, from the coding sequence ATGTGGGGAATGTACATACTTGGACCATTTCCTATAGCATCGGGACAGAGGAAGTTCATTGTGGTAGCCATATACTACTTTacaaagtggattgaggctaagacactagccaagataaccaccaagaaAATTACCCAATTCTTCTGGGAGAATGTGATATGTCGATATGGAATCCCACGCATCCTTGTCACGGATAATAGGAAACAATTTGATAATGCAGAGTTCAGAGAGTACTGCGACGATAACAGCATAGAACTCTGCTTCACCTCGGTTGCACATCCTCAGGCAAACGGGCAAACGGAagttgctaacagaatcatccttgatggacttaagaaaaGGGTTGAACGCTCGAGAAACACTTGGGTGGATGAGTTGTTGCCTATACTATGGGCATATCATACCACCTACAAAGTGACAACTGAAGCTACCCCATTCATGTTGGCTTACGGAGCCGAGGCAGTAATACCCCTTGATATCACTCATGGATCCCCTAGGATCGAAGCTTACGTGTCAAAGACCAAcgaagaaggcatgaggctcgcGCTTGATCTCATTGACGAGGTCAAGGACGAGGCCAACGCCCGCAAtgcagagcatcaacgaagagcctccctctattacGATAGacgggttaaagaaaggttctttcaaTAG